One window from the genome of Penaeus monodon isolate SGIC_2016 chromosome 4, NSTDA_Pmon_1, whole genome shotgun sequence encodes:
- the LOC119598701 gene encoding C-type lectin domain family 17, member A-like isoform X1 produces the protein MNIRKHPVIIALLNMSHLLLAILAAMSALVAGDCPLPYEPLDDTRCIFVDPFVTYTWQEAVDHCKVHAGTLLSFSDCETSALIYDYLRSQDATSNKNYWIGATDQAEEGVWKFTDGSLAPMGVPFWGPAEPNNGATYNCAFMQHNNNHYWYDFTCTSKLYSICLKDA, from the exons ATGAACATACGTAAACATCCTGTTATC ATTGCCCTTCTCAACATGAGTCACTTGCTGCTTGCCATTCTCGCTGCGATGTCTGCTCTTGTTGCAG GCGACTGCCCGCTGCCGTACGAGCCGCTGGACGACACCCGCTGCATTTTCGTGGACCCTTTCGTGACCTACACATGGCAAGAGGCAGTCGACCACTGCAAGGTCCACGCCGGCACCCTCCTCTCCTTCAGCGACTGCGAGACGTCGGCGCTCATATATGACTATCTACGGAGCCAAG ATGCCACCAGCAACAAGAACTACTGGATTGGCGCCACGGATCAGGCCGAGGAGGGTGTCTGGAAGTTCACAGATGGCAGCCTGGCACCGATGGGAGTGCCATTCTGGGGACCCGCTGAACCCAACAATGGTGCCACCTACAACTGTGCCTTCATGcaacacaataataatcactACTGGTACGACTTTACCTGCACAAGCAAACTTTATTCCATTTGTCTTAAAGATGCATAA
- the LOC119598701 gene encoding C-type lectin domain family 17, member A-like isoform X2 — translation MSHLLLAILAAMSALVAGDCPLPYEPLDDTRCIFVDPFVTYTWQEAVDHCKVHAGTLLSFSDCETSALIYDYLRSQDATSNKNYWIGATDQAEEGVWKFTDGSLAPMGVPFWGPAEPNNGATYNCAFMQHNNNHYWYDFTCTSKLYSICLKDA, via the exons ATGAGTCACTTGCTGCTTGCCATTCTCGCTGCGATGTCTGCTCTTGTTGCAG GCGACTGCCCGCTGCCGTACGAGCCGCTGGACGACACCCGCTGCATTTTCGTGGACCCTTTCGTGACCTACACATGGCAAGAGGCAGTCGACCACTGCAAGGTCCACGCCGGCACCCTCCTCTCCTTCAGCGACTGCGAGACGTCGGCGCTCATATATGACTATCTACGGAGCCAAG ATGCCACCAGCAACAAGAACTACTGGATTGGCGCCACGGATCAGGCCGAGGAGGGTGTCTGGAAGTTCACAGATGGCAGCCTGGCACCGATGGGAGTGCCATTCTGGGGACCCGCTGAACCCAACAATGGTGCCACCTACAACTGTGCCTTCATGcaacacaataataatcactACTGGTACGACTTTACCTGCACAAGCAAACTTTATTCCATTTGTCTTAAAGATGCATAA